Genomic window (Ailuropoda melanoleuca isolate Jingjing chromosome 7, ASM200744v2, whole genome shotgun sequence):
GGGTCGCCGTCGCGCACCGCGGCCGCCGCCATCTGTGCGCCCCCCTAGCTTCCCAGACCCACTGGGCGCGGCGCGCGGCGATGACGCACAGGAGAGGCGCGCGGGGGTGACGTAAGGGAGGGCGCGCTATCGGAAGGCAGCGCGCAGGCGCGAGCGGTGATGCGGTAGAGGCGGTTGGAGTGGTCGCGGCCGCAGCGGCGACCATGACCCAGCAGGGCGCGGCGCTGCAGAATTACAACAACGAGCTGGTCAAGTGTGAGCGACCGCGCGGCGGAGTCTGCCGGGCGGGCTGGGAGGGCGCGGGGCTCGCCGACTTGCGGCCCGGGCGGTAGCGGGCCCGTCGCGCGTGGCCGAGTGGGGTGCACGGTCCGTGCGTCGGGGTCTCGGTTCGGACGGCGCCGGAGGCCGTGCGGGCGTGCCTGGCGCACAGCCGCCGTGCCTCACACACCAGGCGCTAGGTGCCGCGGAGTGAGCGCCAAGGACGGACGGCTGGAGCGCGCACTGCCTCCCAGGCGCACGCCCGGCGGTCTGGGGCGGGGCTTTCCTGGACCCTAGAACCCCTGGAAGGTGGCTCGGGTGGAAGTGGCCCGGCCAGTACTGGGCCCTCCGGCACGCTTCTCTCCTAGCAGGCGATGAGTTCCAGAGTGGGAGGGGTGCTGcgctccttcctgccctgggtCCACAGCGCTCGCCCTCCactcgccccccaccccaggcatcGAGGAGTTGTGCCAGAAGCGAGAGGAATTGGGTCGGCAGATCcaacaggaggaggaagagaagcagcgCCTGCAGAATGAGGTGAGGCAGCTGACGGAGAAGCTGGCCCGAGTCAATGAGAACTTGGCGCGCAAGATTGCCTCTCGCAATGAGTTTGACCGGACCATCGCGGAGACAGAGGCCGCCTATCTCAAGGTGGGGCTCGTGGCGCCTCGGGGGGCCCAGCATGCCCGCTGGCGGGAGCTAACCTAGCCTGGCTTTCCAGGGCGCGAGGAAGGGGCTTTGGGCTAGACTCAGAGGGGAAAGGGGCCCTGCTGACCCTGTTCGACCCTCCACTCGGGGGCTTCCCCTCAGTGCTTCTGCCCCAGGGGCTGGCGCTGGCCTGGTGGGAGGTTCCTGATGGTGGAACGGTAGTAACCAGCACACACGTCTGTCTACAGATCCTGGAGAGTTCGCAGACTCTGCTCAGTGTCCTGAAGAGAGAAGCTGGGAACCTGACCAAGGCCACAGCCTCAGAACAGAAGAGCAGCGGCAAGGACAGCTGACCAGCTGCgggtgggaggggcctgcctccACTGGGCGGATCAAGGGCTGGGCCTCCGACCATCTCTTCAGCGTCTTTGCTCTTCACGGTAGCAGCTGCCTCCTTTCGCTGTCTCCGGTACCAAGAGGCCATTGTCAAGCTCCACCCACCCCAGGTGATGAGGACAGCCCTGGGTACAGCCCGCCAGGTGGGGTTCCTAGCCCTGGACTCACCCAGGATTTGGGGAGGGCAGGCTCTGGGTCGTTTCTCAGGGCCTGAGGTCCCCACATCCCCTTGTGCTGCCAGAAAGGCCCTACTCCCTAGTCTCAGCACCATGGCAGTGCGCTCACCTTGGTGCCCAGGCCAGGGGAGTGGATGAGGGGCTGGGGCCCTCCACCTTGGAGCTTGCCCTCGTAGCCTATGACTTCAATAAAGATTGTCTTTGTAAAGATACGTTACTGCCTGGGGTGTCTGTTTTGAGTGGGGGACTGCCAGACATCCCCAGAATCAATACGAGCTCCAGCCCAGCTGTGGTATGCCTCCTCCTTGGGAGAGGAAAGCCTAGAGGGACTTTTCCTATAACAAGCCTTACTGGTTTTGAAGACAGAGTTGAGGGTACCCTTGAGCATCTCCTGTGACCTTGTCACCCACCCTTTCTCCCCACCAGAGCTGCTAGCCCCTCTCCCCCAATTCCACTTAGCCTACCCTTCAGGAGGTGGTCTGCCTGTTGGTCCTGGTCTTTGCTGTGCCCTATGACCAGCACAAGGCCTGGCCCAAGGAGACGCCCCCTGGGCATGAGGGTAGACAGGGCTCCCCCCCCCCTCGCCCCCGCTCCAGGATTCTAAACTTGGCTCGGCCCAATGGCTCCATGCTTCCCACCGTCCGTGGTCACACCAAGCATGCCCGCTTCCAGCCTTCCACGCTGCCTGGGCCCAGCCCTCCATCCTGAGTCCTCTCTGGGACCGTCTCTGCTGGCCTGTCAGTCCCTACGAGGGGTCCCTACGGCTACTGCTTGGAGGAGCTAAGTAGGTTTGGAAAGCATGTATCGTTTGAGAGGTTTGAGAGGGAAAAACCTGGGCCCAACCCACCCAGAAACACACACTAAAAACACCCTCCTTCCCAAGCTTGGCCAAGCAATGTTTCCCATGGGCTTGACTCCTCAGGAGGGATGTACTCGTGTTCCGTGCCTGGACTGTGAACAGTCTCAGCTCCCAGCTCCCACTCCAGCAGGAAGCTCTGCATCTCCCGGTACCGCTTGGGATCTGCTGGGTTTTCCTGCCAGCCACCAGCACTGACCCCAAGGAAGTGGTCTGCCTGCCACAGTCTAACTGCAGACTCCTGTGGGTCGGGTAGCTTTCTACGCCAGGTAGGAggctctcccaccccctgcctgctCCTTGTCCCCTCAAGTGCTTGGCCTCTAAGTAACAAAGATTCTCCCATCCTGCCAGAGTGCCACACCCCAGAGAGCAAGCCCAaactgcccctcccaccacagcTCCCACTGTGTCAGACCTGGATGGGAGGGGGCAGCCCCAAAGGCCAGAAGTGCTCACAGGAAGGTCCCTCTCCCAGACAAGTGGGTGGCTGGGATGGGAAGCAGGGCAACTGGGGCTGCGAGAGTGAACACCTGGACCACCAGGACTGCAATGTGTGGGGGTGCCACACAGAGCCACCCCCATCCCTGGGCACAGATGTCCTAGCCAGGCTCCCACTGTAgcctcctccctgcagccaggGCCTCAAGggagccccccagccccacccctgctccctgcttctcaGGCCAAGGACCACACAGGAAGGCAGAGGTGGCCTTGTCCAGGGCTATTTATTGAGTCCATCATCAAATGCAAGAAAAGACTTGCCATTCATCACAAAGGGGGTGGGCTGAGGTCTGCcgttggggggtgggtgggaatggcTTGAAGTTCGACAGAGGATAGGCAGCCAAGCTAGCCCTTCACACACATCACACAGGTGCTGGGCATGGTGTCCAGCAGGACCTTGTGCGTCCTCCACAGGCAGTGCCCCCAGATCAGGGCTGGAGAGCAAGACTCAGCCCCAAGGGAGGCAGGAGCCCCCAGTGCTCTAGGCTCAGGCTGAGCACAGGTACAGTTGTGAGGCCCCAGGAAGGGAGGGTGAGATATGGCAGGGCAGAGCCTGGTAGGGCAGAAGAGGGGTGCAGAAGGAAGGCAGGGCTCCTGGGCACTGCCCGACTCCCAGGGCTCAGCCTTGGCCatcctggcagggctggggtcagAAATGGAGAGCTGGCTCACTGCGGAAGTCTGAGAGGTCGTTCTGACCGGCAGGGGTgagctgagagagagggacacagagggagCTGATGGGCCTCAGCCAGGCGTTAGagacccaccccacccaccctgtCCCTCGTCCACCCTCCTAGGCCAGCCCCTCCTCACCATGACTTCCTTTGGTGCGGGCTGTACCTCACTCGGCGTCTGCTCCAACGTCTGCTCCTGCCATTTATTAAAGGCCACAGAGTGCTTTGGAGTGTAGCTGGACAGGCCTGCGGGCCAAGAGGCACGAGTGTGGACGTGCGGCCCAGCTTACCTACTGGGCCACCCACTCCAGCAGGTGGGCACTCACCTGAGCTGCCGTCCCGCAGGCGAGGGCTCTCAGGCCCCACGCTGTTTACAAAAGTGGCTCGGGGCAGGAAGAGCGCAAAGGGCTTCTCCAACACCCCGTCTGAGCTGGACTCCTCCGCCGCCTCCTCCTGGGCCTcggcctcctcctcctgcaccaGGGAGCTCTCAGGGGGGTACTCAAACGTGGTCTGCAGGCGCTTGTCGTTGAAGGAGATCTTCATCTACGGGCAGGAGGCACATCAGCGGGGCCCTGCTGTCCTGCAGCCTGACTGAGCTGGGCCCAGTGACCCCCAAGAACACGGTAGAGGTCGTCAGGCCCGGGCAGGTAGCGGAGCATGTCATCAATCCTTCAGGAGCTGAAAGGCGGGGCTGCCCCTCGTCAGAGACAACTCCTTCACTTAAACCCTGTAGGCCTGGGCCAGAAGGACCCCAGGAAGATTGGCTCTGGATGCCCATGGCAACCCAGGGCCAGTGTGTCTAAACACCTGCATCCCAGGCCCCACCTATCCGCTTCCCACCCCAGGCTTAGGGTCAAGTCACCTCGAGTAACCTATCCCTCCCAGGGACCAGATTGTAGCCAGCAGCAGGAGCCCAAGGTCTCAGGGTCTCCAGAAGCTTCTATGGCAGCTCCCAGGGTTGAAGGAGTGCCTTCACAGGGGAACACTGCCGCATTTCCTCCCTAGCAGCTCTGCAGCAGGAGCGGGGGCCAGGTGAACGGTACCTCGGGGGCCAGGCACAAACTCGGAGGCCCTACCTTCTCAGCTACCAGCAGCTCCTGTTGGCTGGGGCCTCTCTCCAGGACTGAGTTCACATCTGGGCTCACCAGCCACCTGAATGATGCTGCCCACACAGCTCAGCATGGACCACCACTGCTCAGCAAGGACCGGGCACACCCAAGCCCCAGGGTCCTCATGCGGTGATAAAGCAGGGTAGCTGGCACATCCAAGCCCCAGGAAGGGGGCACCAAGGGCCATCACCCTGGTTTACAGACTGAGTCAGAATAAGAGCAAAGCTGCTCCCAGTGGGAGTTGTGGTGACCCTTTCCTCCTACCCGGACTACCCATCTGGCCCCTGTCCACCCTGTAGGCTGCAGAATTTCATGCCTGAGCAAATGCCCTCCTCTCCCAAAGGCCTCGGAGTCCAGGCCAGGCTGCTGGTTCTGAGAGAAAGTGGGGTCAGGAATGAGCAGGACTGCAGACAGACCCTCGCCCTCCCTGACCCAGGACTCCCCTCCCCACAAGAGCCACAGGCCCACTGGGCTTGCTCAGCCAGGCTCAGCCAGGCTCAGCCAGACCCGGCAGGTTGGTAATGAATACGAGAGCCACCAGCCTGCAGCAGACGGGAGCAGCCCTACGGGAGCTCGAAACATTAAACTCCTGAGCAAGGGACGCCAGCAGCCAGCTCaagttcctcctcctcccttggaAGGAGCCGGAGTCAGGAGCTGGGCCCCCACGCGAAGAAGCATGGGGCCCAGGGACAGCAGGCCATGGAGGGGCCTCACAGGAAAGCCGGACTTGGAGCCTGGGCAGCAGAGGGACCCCCAGCACTGACCTCAGGGGGCAATGCCAGGCTGAGCCAGTGTCCAGAAACAGCAGTGTCCAGTGTCTCCTGTCACCCCACCATGCTCCTCCCACAaccacaggtgcacacacacggCCCCACATGGCCCCCCATGGCCGTGGGCATCCCCATGTCAGCATGGCGCACACACAGACATCTGCTGGGCAAATCTCAGGCCCACGCCCCGTCCTCTTTGTCCCAGCTGGCCGCACATACGAGCAGTCACAGGTAAGAGTAGACAGGGGCAGACCCCCCCagtcagccaaaaccaagagccaaatATCTGCTCCTGTCAGTGGAAGGCACGATATCCCTCtacctgccctgcccccacacaggccctccccagccctccagctGCCCCCCCTCCAGGCCCACCCAGGCCTAGCAGGGCAGAGGCCCAAGGCAGGATGCGACTGCCAGCCCAGGGGCCTCCCACTGCCCCAAGGCCCCACAGTGAACAGGGCTTCCTGACACCCCTGGGTCCACGGCATTTTCCTCAACTACCCTGGGCCCTCcaggcccatcccccaccactgAAGACACAGGAAGGGCTGGCTGCCAGGACCCGGCCATATTAGTGTGCCCTCATTAGTCCACATGACCAGCTCCTAGCGGGGAGACCGAGGGGGCTGGGCACACACGGGCACTGAGCCTGGCACGGCCTGGCCAggcagggcggggcggggcagtGCTCCCAGGCCACTGTCTGCACCCAGCTGGGGCCCGGAGCTTGGGTCAcatcccacctccccttcagtcTCCACACTCTACAGCCTCTCGGGGCTCCCAGGCCTCCTGTGGGTGAGGTCTCTGAGTCACAGGACACCCTGTGATGAATCCTGCTGGGAAGGGGCCCGCCTCTAGCCCCGGGCAGGCGAGCCGGGCGTGGCCAGGGGCTGGCACCTGTGCAAAGCTGGCGCAGGGGGACTTTGCCCCTGAAACCACGCGTAGCCGGCAGGTGGTTCCTGGCTTGGCCCGCCTCCCAGCTCCCACAGGCCCTTTGCCCCCCTCACCCTGCCCTACCTGTGCACACCCAGCTTGGGTTACTGAAGGGCATCCACCTGGACTCTGGTCGGGGAGCTGGCTCCAACCAGCCCCTGCTGTGGGTGAGCCCCCGCCCTGCTCTCGCTCCCCAGCACACAGCTGCCTCCTCCCATACCCCACTCAGTCTGCACTCTGGGGGACAACAGGACCACCCCGCACAGCCTCCGCCAAAGCTCCCACAGCTGCTTCCTGCTGCCCCAGATCAAGGGCAGCACCAGCCGAGGGCAGACCCTCGGCCAGTGGGGAAGCTGAGCGGAGCAGGGTCCAGCCTGCTTTAGTGGCATCCGGGCTTTCTAAAGCCCAcagcggggagggggcagctgcaGAAGCcctgggggagtgggaagggtgAGAAAGGAGGGCAGATAAGACACAGCCAGGAcgcctgggaggtggggggtgtggCAGAGCAGGTGGGGAAGCAGGCTCCGGAGGGCAGCCGCAGCACAGCTCTAAGGACTGGAGCGAGGCTGGGGGCCACGACCCGGCCAGCAAAACCAGGGTGTTGGGGTGGCGCTTACCATAGGGGAGGGCAGATGGCCTAGGGTGTCACAGATTGAGCTCTGGGGACGCTGACACACTCAGGCTGGGCAGAGAACCAgaaggtgaggggaggggaaggagtccCCAGACGCGTAGAAGCCTGGCCAGGTGGCACCTCACAAAGGGGAGAGGCCCACAGCACCAACCCAACAACCCTGTGGGAGGCAGGTGAGCAGAGCCGCTGGACAGTCCCACCAAGCACGACCTGGGGGCTGGGCCAGAAGCGAGAGGGAGCACGGCCACCATGCCCCACAGCGGCCAGCCCCTGCTTGGCCatcaggggagggacagagaggacacCTGCAATTCTGCCAAGAGACAACCAAGTGGGTCCCCCCAGGCAGGCCTCCCAGAAACACTGTCCGGCCAGCCCCCCACCGCCCCAGACAGGGCTATAGCCCTCCGAGGCCCAGCAAGGGCACGGCACCCTACATGTCCTGCCAGCTCAGGGGCAGACTGCCCAGGAGAGCCACACCTCACCTGCCGCCTGGGAaaggccccagcccctcccaccactaCCCTGGTCAGCCAGCCATGCAGGGGCCAAGGTGAGCAGTAGGCCCCAAGGTCCCCAGTCGGGAGGGGGGAGAGCAGGACAATGGTCCAAACCACGGGCTGACTGGAGTGGTCAGCAGCCCAGGGCCCGGAGGAATAGCAGGAGGAACACCCAGGGCTGAAGTCAGGAGGAACTCCAGGGAATGGAGCAGAGGAGACATCCCAAGCCAGCAGATGGCTCTGAAGGCCTGGGTGGCCCCATGCCTCTGCCCCACGCAACAGGAGTTCTGGCTCTTCTGGGCAGGGCAGctggtgcagggggtggggcagtgcTCACACGCCCGAAGTCACCCCCGGCAGACTGTGCTGCTCTGGCAGGGCTCTAGCTTGGCCACTTGGCCTCGCCAGGCATCCATCTGGACCCCCCACGCCCCCACGCTGGCATCGAGATCAGGCGAGCTTGGTCCGAACGGGGCTCCACTCTGGGCCAGGGCCTGCTTCCTCCCATCACTTCCTCCTGTCCTTCTCACCCCAACCCTGCCACAAATGACCCCCACAGCACTTTCCCCAGCTGGGGGATGAATGAGTGGGCTCTAGAAACAGAAACTAGCATTCAAGTCCTGCCCCACAAGCTCCACgacctccagccaccctcaggtTCTTCATCTACAAAGAGGGGGGCTGTTATCACCTCCCCTTCTTGGGGCCAGCATGGCAAGGTACTGCCTCCCAGTTCAGGGTCAACAGTCAGGGAGCAGGAGCGGGGAGGTGGGGCTGACGACCATGGCTAAGGGCAGGAGTGAGGGTGGGAGGGTTGTGGCCCATAGCACTAAAGAGAGGGTGAGTCAAGGTCAGGCAGGCAAGATGGGCCCACTGGAAGCACCAAGGCAGGTGGGTGTGGATGCCTGTCCCAGCAGATGGAGCTGGCAGGAGCACCAATGCCCTCACccaaggaggaggggaggacacATGGAGGAAGAGCAGTGCAAGGCCAACCCACGGTAAACAGGGAGGAGGTAGCTCACGTGATTAGACAACCGGCAGGCACCAGTGACGGGGGCTTCAGTGACACAAAGCACATCGCCACCCCCATTGCCCCAAGGGTAGTGGCAAACGAAGCTTAAGGGTGAGCCAACGGAGAAGCCTGCCAGGCGCCATCTCAGTTCCAGGGGAAGGCCCATCTGCCCCGTGCCTGCCGATGGGGGTCCTGTG
Coding sequences:
- the SSNA1 gene encoding Sjoegren syndrome nuclear autoantigen 1, whose product is MTQQGAALQNYNNELVKCIEELCQKREELGRQIQQEEEEKQRLQNEVRQLTEKLARVNENLARKIASRNEFDRTIAETEAAYLKILESSQTLLSVLKREAGNLTKATASEQKSSGKDS